A DNA window from Acidobacteriota bacterium contains the following coding sequences:
- a CDS encoding aspartate aminotransferase family protein encodes MSSIQLKTEVPGPRSKALLARRLAAVPTGLGKATDVVVERAEGALVHDVDGNTFIDFVGGIGALAVGHCPPPVVQAIQAEAEKLIHVGSLVATYESYVRLCELLNEITPGTFAKKTLLSNSGAEAVENAVKAARAFTKRPGIICFEGAYHGRTLLAVSLTSKYGLFKKGMGPFAGEIVRLPMPNAYRAPEGMTAEDCVTWTIHQLEHAFTAQVDPAEVAAMIIEPVQGEGGFIPVPPRVMRRMRELCDQHGIVLIADEVQCGFARTGKLFALEHYDVAADIVVTAKSLGAGMPVSAITGRAEIMDATHLGGMGGTYGGNPLTCVAAIAAIEMIRQPAFLARAEQIGATLRETLEGWKSRHPLIGDVRGLGSMLVIELVKDRASKQPAPDETLAIIKAACQKGVIAMRAGLFTNCIRFLPPLVITDDQLREGLGVVEQALTEVEARVLTPAAAGRS; translated from the coding sequence ATGTCATCGATTCAGCTGAAGACTGAAGTGCCCGGCCCGCGCAGCAAGGCGTTGCTCGCCCGCCGGCTCGCGGCGGTACCCACCGGCCTCGGCAAGGCGACCGACGTTGTCGTCGAGCGCGCCGAGGGCGCCCTCGTGCACGACGTGGATGGCAACACCTTCATCGACTTCGTCGGCGGCATCGGTGCGCTGGCGGTCGGCCACTGCCCACCTCCCGTCGTGCAGGCGATTCAGGCCGAGGCGGAAAAGCTGATCCACGTGGGCTCGCTCGTGGCGACCTACGAGTCGTACGTGAGGCTGTGCGAACTGCTCAACGAGATCACACCCGGGACGTTCGCCAAGAAGACGCTGCTCTCCAACAGCGGCGCCGAAGCGGTGGAAAACGCCGTGAAGGCGGCACGGGCATTTACCAAACGGCCTGGCATCATCTGCTTCGAGGGCGCGTACCACGGCCGCACGCTGCTGGCGGTGAGCCTGACGAGCAAGTACGGGCTGTTCAAGAAGGGCATGGGTCCGTTCGCGGGGGAAATCGTCCGCTTGCCGATGCCCAATGCCTACCGTGCTCCCGAAGGCATGACCGCGGAGGATTGCGTCACCTGGACCATTCACCAGCTCGAGCACGCTTTCACGGCACAGGTCGATCCGGCAGAAGTCGCGGCGATGATCATCGAGCCGGTGCAGGGCGAGGGCGGCTTCATCCCGGTGCCGCCGCGCGTCATGCGGCGGATGCGCGAGCTGTGCGATCAGCACGGCATCGTGCTGATCGCCGACGAGGTGCAGTGCGGCTTTGCGCGCACCGGCAAGTTGTTCGCGCTGGAGCACTACGACGTCGCCGCCGACATCGTCGTCACCGCCAAGTCGCTTGGCGCCGGCATGCCGGTGAGTGCCATCACCGGGCGGGCCGAGATCATGGATGCCACGCACCTCGGCGGCATGGGCGGCACGTACGGCGGCAATCCGCTGACCTGCGTCGCGGCGATCGCGGCCATCGAGATGATCCGTCAGCCGGCGTTCCTGGCCCGGGCTGAACAGATTGGCGCGACGCTGCGAGAAACCCTCGAGGGATGGAAGAGCCGTCATCCGCTGATTGGCGACGTGCGCGGCCTGGGCTCAATGCTGGTGATCGAACTGGTGAAAGACCGCGCGTCGAAGCAGCCGGCACCGGACGAGACCCTGGCCATCATCAAGGCGGCGTGCCAGAAAGGCGTGATCGCCATGCGAGCCGGCCTCTTCACCAACTGCATCCGGTTCCTGCCGCCACTGGTCATCACCGACGACCAACTGCGCGAGGGCCTCGGGGTGGTCGAGCAGGCGCTGACCGAGGTGGAGGCACGCGTCCTGACGCCTGCGGCTGCGGGCAGGTCCTGA
- a CDS encoding amidohydrolase yields MRADTAETIFHNGVVWTGVGGDPRATALAVSGGRIVAVGDSPRVLALRGRGTLVVDLAGQTLIPGFVDAHAHIWKIGHLLTTLLDLRGASSLTGLGAQLRERASRLAPGAWLQGRGYNEARFPDGRPPTRADLDTVVADRPVVLMRTCAHIVVCNSVALERAGIARDTATPPGGEIDRGPDGEPTGVLREAAMGLVLRHVPPPSAADYEAMVTAALRHQVSLGITSTNDAGVAPELLDRYRQMDQDGRLPIRINVMALRLVDGVGAVPLPAHHHRSDRLRIDTVKFFADGGLSGATAALSVPYRHADTRGVLRFEYDEFLALAREAHQAGWRIATHAIGDVAIDQVLRVYEALPLTRSHSLRAGGRGAMRHRIEHFGLPGADHLARAARLGVIAVPQTVFIHALGRNFRQYLPDALLARTYPVRSMLDAGVTVALSSDAPVVEDDSPLRGIQAAMLRRDEDGHGIAVGEAISLDEALDAYTRGGAIASGDDGERGCLREGMLADLAVLSGNLHETPAEEIISLRVTQTWVGGDQAYSG; encoded by the coding sequence ATGCGCGCCGATACGGCCGAGACGATTTTCCACAACGGCGTTGTGTGGACGGGAGTCGGCGGCGACCCGCGCGCGACGGCGCTCGCCGTGTCGGGTGGCCGCATCGTCGCCGTCGGCGACAGCCCCAGAGTGCTCGCGCTGCGAGGGCGCGGCACGCTAGTGGTGGATCTGGCCGGGCAGACCTTGATCCCGGGGTTCGTGGATGCCCACGCGCACATCTGGAAGATCGGCCATCTGCTGACCACGCTGCTCGACCTGCGTGGCGCGTCGAGCCTCACTGGTCTCGGTGCGCAGCTGCGCGAGCGGGCCAGCCGTCTCGCGCCCGGCGCCTGGCTGCAAGGACGCGGCTACAACGAGGCGCGGTTTCCTGACGGCCGGCCACCCACGCGGGCCGACCTCGACACGGTGGTCGCCGACCGGCCCGTCGTGCTGATGCGGACCTGCGCCCACATCGTCGTCTGCAATAGCGTGGCGCTCGAGCGGGCCGGCATCGCGCGCGACACGGCGACGCCGCCGGGCGGCGAGATCGATCGCGGCCCCGACGGTGAGCCGACCGGCGTGCTGCGCGAAGCGGCGATGGGGCTCGTGCTGCGCCACGTGCCGCCGCCGTCGGCCGCTGACTACGAGGCGATGGTCACCGCCGCCCTGCGGCATCAAGTGTCGCTCGGCATCACCAGCACCAACGACGCTGGCGTTGCGCCGGAGCTCCTCGACCGCTACCGGCAGATGGACCAGGACGGGCGGTTGCCGATCCGCATCAACGTGATGGCGCTGCGGCTGGTCGATGGCGTCGGCGCGGTACCGCTCCCCGCGCATCACCACCGGTCGGATCGACTGCGCATCGACACGGTGAAGTTCTTTGCCGACGGCGGTCTGAGCGGCGCCACGGCGGCGTTGAGCGTGCCCTACCGGCATGCCGACACGCGCGGCGTCCTGCGTTTCGAGTATGACGAATTTCTGGCGCTGGCCCGCGAGGCGCACCAGGCGGGCTGGCGGATTGCCACCCACGCCATTGGGGATGTCGCGATCGACCAGGTGCTGCGCGTCTACGAGGCGCTCCCTTTAACTCGCTCGCACTCGCTCAGGGCAGGTGGCCGCGGTGCGATGCGGCACCGCATCGAGCACTTCGGACTGCCAGGCGCCGATCATCTGGCACGGGCGGCCCGCCTCGGCGTGATTGCGGTTCCGCAGACGGTGTTCATCCACGCGCTTGGGCGCAACTTTCGGCAGTATCTGCCGGATGCCCTGTTGGCGCGCACCTACCCGGTGCGGTCGATGCTCGACGCCGGCGTGACGGTGGCGCTGTCGTCGGATGCGCCGGTGGTCGAAGATGATTCTCCGCTGCGCGGCATCCAGGCGGCGATGCTTCGTCGCGACGAGGACGGCCACGGGATTGCGGTGGGCGAGGCCATTTCGTTGGACGAGGCGCTCGACGCCTACACCCGGGGCGGCGCCATCGCATCGGGAGACGATGGGGAGCGCGGGTGCTTGCGCGAGGGGATGCTGGCGGACCTCGCGGTGTTGTCGGGCAACCTGCATGAGACGCCCGCCGAAGAGATCATTTCCCTGCGCGTGACGCAGACCTGGGTCGGCGGCGATCAGGCGTACTCGGGATAA
- a CDS encoding NAD-dependent succinate-semialdehyde dehydrogenase, producing MTFTYQQHINGAWTGAAGGGTWDVINPATEEVVRIVPFGGREDCHAAIEAAAGAFPGWSRRTPYERGAILQRAAARMREVANEGAHAMVLECGKPLAQARGEWLVAADLFDWFAEEGKRAYGRTIPSRVATKRMTVLRQPLGVVGVITAWNFPAYNPARAWAAALAAGCTVVGRPSEFTPLTAMAMTAVLVEAGLPAGVLNLVNGDPEAMGQAMLDHPACRKISFTGSVRVGKILMDGASRTVTRLSLELGGNAPVIVLPDVDLEQVAAGAIASKFRNNGQVCVSPQRFLVHRRVAEAFADDVARRAGELRLGSGLDAAVQVGPLINARQRDRVAALVAGAAGQGVAVRSGGHIPAALPHGYFFEPTVLSGVAADMPVFREEIFGPVMPIVTFDEVDEAIALANQTPYGLAAYIWTNDLRASVKISEALEFGMVGINEWAPHATEAPFGGWKQSGVGHESGSEGLSEYLETKLVAIGGLS from the coding sequence ATGACCTTCACTTATCAGCAGCACATCAACGGGGCCTGGACCGGCGCGGCCGGCGGCGGTACGTGGGACGTGATCAATCCCGCGACAGAGGAAGTGGTTCGCATCGTTCCGTTCGGCGGGCGCGAGGATTGCCACGCGGCGATCGAGGCGGCGGCGGGCGCTTTTCCGGGATGGTCTCGTCGCACGCCGTATGAGCGGGGCGCCATCCTGCAACGGGCGGCGGCCCGCATGCGCGAGGTGGCGAACGAGGGCGCCCACGCGATGGTGCTCGAGTGCGGCAAGCCGTTGGCGCAGGCTCGTGGCGAGTGGCTGGTCGCCGCCGATCTCTTCGACTGGTTCGCCGAAGAAGGCAAGCGCGCCTACGGCCGGACCATCCCCTCGCGGGTTGCCACCAAGCGGATGACCGTGCTGCGCCAGCCGCTCGGCGTGGTCGGCGTGATCACAGCGTGGAATTTTCCGGCCTACAACCCGGCGCGGGCGTGGGCGGCGGCGTTGGCCGCGGGGTGCACCGTGGTGGGCCGCCCGTCGGAGTTCACGCCGCTGACCGCGATGGCGATGACCGCGGTGCTGGTCGAGGCTGGGCTGCCCGCAGGCGTGCTGAATCTCGTCAACGGCGATCCCGAGGCGATGGGCCAGGCGATGCTGGACCATCCGGCGTGCCGGAAGATCAGCTTCACCGGCAGCGTCCGCGTCGGCAAGATCCTGATGGACGGCGCCTCGCGCACCGTCACGCGGCTCTCGCTCGAGCTCGGCGGCAACGCGCCGGTGATCGTGCTGCCTGACGTCGATCTCGAGCAGGTCGCCGCCGGCGCGATCGCCAGCAAGTTTCGCAACAACGGCCAGGTGTGCGTGTCGCCGCAGCGCTTCCTCGTGCACCGGCGCGTGGCCGAGGCGTTCGCCGACGACGTGGCGCGCCGCGCCGGCGAGTTGCGCCTGGGGAGCGGACTGGATGCCGCAGTGCAGGTGGGCCCGCTCATCAATGCCCGGCAGCGCGACCGCGTCGCTGCCCTGGTGGCCGGCGCGGCCGGCCAGGGCGTGGCGGTCCGTTCCGGCGGCCACATCCCCGCCGCCCTGCCGCACGGGTACTTCTTCGAGCCGACGGTGCTCTCGGGCGTCGCGGCCGACATGCCGGTGTTCCGCGAAGAGATCTTCGGACCGGTGATGCCCATCGTGACCTTCGACGAAGTGGACGAAGCGATCGCGCTGGCCAACCAGACGCCGTACGGCCTGGCCGCCTACATCTGGACCAACGACCTGCGAGCGTCGGTGAAGATCTCGGAGGCACTCGAGTTCGGCATGGTCGGTATCAACGAGTGGGCGCCGCACGCGACCGAGGCGCCGTTTGGCGGCTGGAAGCAGAGCGGCGTGGGCCACGAAAGTGGCAGCGAGGGGCTGTCGGAGTATCTCGAGACCAAGCTCGTCGCCATCGGCGGCCTGAGCTGA
- a CDS encoding aspartate aminotransferase family protein produces the protein MTHILHRHLRVTPPVAVTGQGVYLTDASGKQYLDACGGAAVSCLGHGHPAVAAAMHAQIDRLAYAHTSFFTSAPAEALADQLARTAPAGMEHVYFVSGGSEAVEAALKMARQYFVEIGQPERGVFIARRQSYHGNTLGALAVGGHEARRRQFAPLLIDVKHVAPCYAYRDQRAHETAEAYGARLAAELDATITACGEQRVIAFVAETVGGATAGAVTPAPGYFKAIREVCDRHGVLLILDEVMCGMGRTGTLHACEQEGVVPDLLTIAKGLGGGYQPIGAVLAHKKIVDAMSAGSGFFQHGHTYLGHPVACAAALAVQQVIEREGLLAVVRARGQSLAARLASRFADHPHVGDIRGRGLLHAVELVEDRATKAPFVPAARLHARVKREGMARGLMTYPMGGTIDGVAGDHILLAPPFIIEEQHLEIIVDRLHAAIDAAIASLGRSGSG, from the coding sequence GTGACCCACATCCTTCATCGCCACCTCCGGGTCACGCCGCCGGTCGCCGTCACCGGCCAGGGCGTTTACCTCACGGATGCTTCGGGGAAGCAGTATCTCGATGCCTGCGGCGGCGCCGCCGTGTCGTGCCTGGGCCACGGCCATCCCGCAGTGGCCGCGGCCATGCACGCGCAGATCGATCGGCTGGCCTACGCGCACACCAGCTTCTTCACCTCGGCGCCGGCGGAGGCGCTCGCCGATCAGCTGGCGCGCACCGCCCCGGCGGGGATGGAACACGTCTACTTCGTGAGCGGCGGCTCCGAAGCCGTTGAAGCTGCCCTCAAGATGGCCCGGCAGTATTTCGTCGAGATCGGTCAGCCCGAGCGCGGCGTGTTCATCGCGCGCCGCCAGAGCTATCACGGCAATACGCTGGGCGCGCTTGCGGTCGGCGGCCACGAGGCGCGACGCCGGCAGTTCGCGCCGCTGCTGATCGACGTCAAGCACGTCGCGCCGTGCTACGCCTACCGCGACCAGCGTGCCCATGAAACGGCCGAGGCGTACGGCGCGCGGCTCGCCGCCGAACTCGACGCGACGATAACGGCGTGTGGCGAACAGCGGGTCATCGCGTTTGTCGCCGAGACGGTGGGCGGCGCGACCGCGGGCGCCGTGACGCCGGCACCCGGCTACTTCAAGGCGATCAGGGAAGTATGCGACCGCCACGGTGTGCTACTGATCCTCGACGAGGTGATGTGCGGCATGGGCCGCACGGGCACGCTGCACGCCTGCGAACAGGAGGGCGTCGTCCCCGACCTGTTGACGATCGCGAAGGGTCTCGGCGGCGGCTATCAGCCAATCGGCGCCGTGCTGGCCCACAAGAAGATCGTCGATGCCATGTCGGCCGGCAGCGGCTTCTTCCAGCACGGCCACACCTACCTCGGCCACCCGGTTGCCTGCGCGGCGGCGCTCGCCGTGCAGCAGGTGATCGAGCGCGAGGGGTTGCTCGCCGTCGTGCGCGCGCGCGGCCAGTCGCTGGCGGCGCGCCTGGCCAGCCGCTTCGCGGATCATCCGCATGTCGGAGATATAAGGGGCCGCGGGCTCTTGCACGCCGTCGAACTGGTCGAGGATCGCGCCACCAAGGCGCCGTTCGTCCCAGCTGCTCGGTTGCACGCCCGTGTCAAACGCGAAGGCATGGCCAGGGGGCTGATGACTTACCCGATGGGCGGCACCATCGACGGTGTCGCCGGGGATCACATCCTGCTCGCGCCGCCGTTCATCATCGAGGAACAGCACCTCGAGATCATCGTTGATCGGCTGCACGCGGCGATCGATGCCGCGATCGCCTCGCTTGGCCGGTCAGGGTCCGGCTGA
- a CDS encoding serine hydrolase yields MLRQVVVASIVVVLAGCAAAPETPPATPWPTKAWAASSPEAEGLDGAKLAALDAEFASGARGQITAMLVIRNGKVVIDKSYRHDFDALFAGRDPVRGPYNYYDPDWHPFYQHGPLHTMQSVSKSVTSALIGIAIGRGELPGVDARVMPYFAGDFRVAGADPRRDDLTLNHLLTMTAGIKWDESTVAYTDPANSCAGMEKSDDWIQFVLDQPMATAPGATFVYNSGATELLSQLIKKVTGKQADEYAAEHLFAPLGITDTYWKRTPKGLSDTEGGLYLTARDLAKIGYLYLNDGMWDGRRLLPEGWVKASTMPLVDTRPGQPRSRKYGNQWWVLPYGDGSKHAYAALGYGGQRLIVVPEHQLIAVFTGWNIYEHAEFAPYDALDRILATVKP; encoded by the coding sequence ATGTTGAGGCAAGTGGTCGTGGCAAGCATCGTCGTCGTTCTGGCCGGGTGTGCGGCGGCACCAGAGACACCGCCGGCCACGCCCTGGCCGACCAAGGCCTGGGCGGCGTCTTCGCCGGAGGCCGAGGGGCTTGATGGCGCCAAGCTCGCCGCGCTCGACGCCGAGTTCGCCTCGGGCGCGCGCGGGCAGATCACCGCCATGCTCGTCATTCGCAACGGCAAGGTGGTAATCGACAAATCGTACCGCCACGATTTCGATGCCCTGTTTGCCGGCCGCGACCCGGTGCGCGGTCCGTACAACTACTACGATCCGGACTGGCACCCGTTCTATCAACACGGGCCCCTGCACACCATGCAGTCGGTCAGCAAGAGCGTGACGTCCGCGCTAATCGGAATCGCGATTGGCCGGGGCGAGCTGCCCGGCGTCGACGCCAGGGTGATGCCCTACTTCGCCGGCGATTTCCGCGTCGCCGGCGCCGACCCGCGTCGTGACGACCTCACGCTCAACCACCTGCTGACGATGACGGCCGGCATCAAGTGGGACGAGAGCACGGTGGCCTACACCGACCCGGCCAACAGCTGCGCCGGCATGGAGAAGAGCGACGACTGGATCCAGTTCGTGCTCGACCAGCCGATGGCCACGGCCCCGGGCGCCACCTTCGTCTACAACAGCGGTGCCACCGAGCTGCTGTCACAGCTGATCAAGAAGGTCACCGGCAAGCAGGCGGATGAGTACGCCGCCGAGCACCTCTTCGCGCCGCTCGGCATCACCGACACCTACTGGAAGCGCACGCCGAAGGGCCTGTCCGACACCGAGGGCGGGCTGTACCTCACCGCGCGCGACCTGGCGAAGATCGGCTACCTGTATTTGAATGACGGCATGTGGGATGGCCGCCGTCTGCTGCCCGAAGGCTGGGTCAAGGCGTCGACGATGCCGCTGGTCGATACGCGTCCCGGCCAGCCGCGCTCGCGCAAGTACGGCAACCAGTGGTGGGTACTCCCGTACGGCGACGGCTCGAAGCATGCCTACGCCGCGCTCGGCTACGGCGGGCAGCGCCTGATCGTCGTGCCCGAGCACCAGCTGATCGCGGTGTTCACGGGCTGGAACATCTACGAGCATGCCGAGTTCGCACCTTACGACGCGCTCGATCGCATCCTCGCCACCGTGAAGCCGTGA
- a CDS encoding NAD(P)/FAD-dependent oxidoreductase has product MTNDDRQLGMGSPITRRDFLNGVAVGVGAAAAGALSPDFATLLAQGQAGGYPPALTGLRGSHAGSFEVFHSMANGTFWKTAAEPQVTGEEYDLVVVGAGISGLAAAHYFRKARPEARILLLDNHDDFGGHAKRNEFTHNGRTYIGYGGTQSIDSPAPYSAVSKALVTELGIDMARYDKVLDSGLYKSLGLRSATFFDQETYGADRLVTGDLRDEAFQAAAPLSDTVRRDLKRLLTERFDPMPGLNSTEKKARLARMSYTDFLTKLWQLDAGVARLYQTRTHGLFGVGVDAVPAQDAFGLGLPGFAGMGLDNKPGPGQNFDSIQSDEAQNYYFHFPDGNATMARLLVRRLIPIAIPGSTLDDVVTARADYSKLDTADTPVRIRLSSSAMRVRHVGAPGPSQRVEVAYLQGDKTLKTVSARSVILACWHTAIPSICPELPAAQKTALDYAIKVPLVYTNVFIRNWTAFQKLGVQRVSTPGFWHTSVGLDFPVSLGSYKHQTNPAEPIVLHLTKSACRPGLPVREQHRVGRAELLSTSFATIERSIRDQLGRALGGGGFDPAADILGITVNRWPHGYAYQYNSLADDFWVNGGEQPCAVARKPHGRIAIANADAGAYSYTDAAIDHAHRAVQELLA; this is encoded by the coding sequence ATGACCAACGACGACCGCCAGTTAGGCATGGGCTCCCCAATCACGCGCCGTGACTTCCTGAACGGCGTGGCCGTTGGCGTCGGTGCCGCGGCCGCGGGAGCGCTGTCTCCAGATTTCGCGACCCTGCTCGCCCAAGGCCAGGCCGGTGGGTATCCGCCGGCATTGACCGGCCTGCGCGGGTCGCACGCCGGCTCGTTCGAGGTCTTTCACTCGATGGCGAACGGCACTTTCTGGAAGACCGCGGCCGAGCCCCAGGTCACCGGTGAGGAGTACGACCTGGTGGTAGTCGGCGCCGGCATCAGCGGCCTGGCGGCCGCCCACTACTTCCGCAAGGCCCGGCCCGAGGCCCGCATCCTGCTGCTCGACAACCACGACGACTTCGGCGGCCACGCCAAGCGCAACGAGTTCACGCACAACGGCCGCACCTACATCGGCTACGGCGGCACGCAGTCGATCGACAGCCCGGCGCCGTACAGCGCGGTGTCGAAAGCGCTGGTCACCGAACTGGGCATCGACATGGCCCGTTACGACAAGGTGCTCGACTCGGGACTCTACAAGTCGCTGGGCCTGCGGTCGGCGACCTTCTTCGACCAGGAGACCTACGGCGCCGATCGCCTCGTCACCGGCGATCTCCGCGACGAGGCGTTCCAGGCGGCCGCGCCGCTCAGCGACACCGTCCGGCGCGATCTCAAGCGGCTGCTCACCGAGCGCTTCGATCCGATGCCGGGACTCAACTCGACGGAAAAGAAAGCGCGCCTGGCGCGGATGAGTTACACCGACTTTCTCACTAAGCTGTGGCAGCTCGATGCCGGCGTCGCGCGGCTCTACCAGACGCGCACCCACGGCCTGTTCGGCGTGGGCGTCGACGCGGTCCCGGCGCAGGATGCGTTTGGATTGGGCCTGCCGGGCTTCGCCGGCATGGGGCTCGACAATAAGCCTGGACCGGGCCAGAACTTCGACTCGATCCAGAGTGACGAGGCGCAGAACTACTACTTCCACTTTCCCGACGGCAACGCCACGATGGCGCGGCTGCTGGTTCGCCGGCTGATTCCCATCGCCATTCCGGGATCCACGCTGGACGATGTGGTGACGGCGCGCGCCGACTATTCGAAGCTCGACACGGCCGACACGCCGGTGCGGATTCGCTTGAGCAGCTCCGCGATGCGCGTGCGTCACGTCGGCGCTCCGGGTCCTAGTCAACGTGTCGAGGTCGCATACCTGCAAGGCGACAAGACCCTCAAGACCGTGTCGGCGCGCTCGGTCATCCTGGCCTGCTGGCACACGGCGATTCCGTCGATCTGCCCCGAGCTGCCGGCCGCGCAGAAGACGGCGCTCGACTACGCGATCAAAGTGCCGCTCGTCTACACCAACGTGTTCATCCGGAACTGGACCGCCTTTCAAAAACTGGGCGTGCAGCGCGTCTCGACACCCGGATTCTGGCACACCTCGGTCGGCCTCGACTTTCCCGTCAGCCTCGGGTCTTACAAGCATCAGACCAACCCAGCCGAGCCCATCGTGCTGCATTTGACGAAGTCGGCGTGCCGGCCCGGCTTGCCGGTGCGCGAACAGCACCGCGTGGGCCGCGCAGAGTTGCTCTCAACGTCGTTTGCCACCATCGAACGCAGCATTCGCGATCAACTGGGCCGCGCGCTTGGCGGTGGCGGGTTCGATCCGGCAGCAGACATTCTCGGCATTACCGTCAACCGCTGGCCGCATGGTTACGCCTACCAGTACAACTCACTGGCCGACGACTTCTGGGTAAACGGCGGCGAACAGCCCTGCGCCGTCGCGCGCAAGCCGCACGGGCGGATTGCCATCGCCAACGCCGACGCCGGCGCCTATTCCTACACCGACGCGGCCATCGACCACGCCCATCGCGCGGTCCAGGAACTGCTCGCGTAG
- a CDS encoding APC family permease yields the protein MSVAPRIPRTLGLTDLVLLGTVAIVNVNTVPPVAGFGRATLLLWVVAFAAFFIPEAIAVMALSRRYPGEGGVYLWARRHFGDIHGFVSGWCYWTNNLFYVPVLLVYLAGVVAFAGGASTAGLVDDKWFVATVAFGWLAIITVANVRGMGVGKWVHNIGGIGSGVTVVLLVVAAMVARWQGVAATPAAVEGSALDMVSGLGVMCFAFIGIELASTMSDEIRHPERDIPRAIAIVGAIAIVSYLLVTDALLALVPSGELGAIQGVMQAVSRGAEAAGAGWLVAPIAVVMAISIGGATSAWFAGPARIPFVAGLDSALPAALGRLHPRWGSPHVALITCALLSAGLTALSLTGSSVAEAYQVLLRASVVINLVPFVYTFLVLLTLDTARPFERTAGAVGALVTSAGMITAFLPGDDVTSVVVFELKMVAGVGGPIAIGLWLYWRSHGRLRS from the coding sequence GTGTCTGTCGCGCCCCGGATCCCGCGGACGCTCGGCTTGACGGACTTGGTGCTGCTCGGCACCGTCGCGATCGTCAACGTCAACACCGTGCCACCGGTGGCGGGTTTCGGGCGGGCGACTTTGCTGTTGTGGGTGGTCGCCTTTGCCGCGTTCTTCATCCCGGAAGCGATCGCCGTGATGGCGCTGTCGCGCCGCTACCCGGGTGAAGGCGGCGTGTATCTGTGGGCCCGTCGTCACTTCGGCGACATTCACGGGTTCGTCTCAGGCTGGTGTTACTGGACCAACAACCTCTTTTACGTGCCCGTCCTGCTGGTGTATCTGGCCGGCGTGGTCGCCTTCGCCGGTGGCGCCAGCACCGCCGGGCTGGTTGACGACAAGTGGTTCGTCGCGACGGTTGCCTTTGGCTGGCTGGCGATCATCACCGTCGCCAACGTGCGGGGGATGGGTGTCGGCAAGTGGGTCCACAACATCGGCGGCATCGGCAGTGGCGTCACGGTAGTGCTGCTGGTGGTGGCCGCGATGGTGGCGCGCTGGCAGGGCGTGGCCGCGACACCGGCGGCCGTCGAGGGTTCGGCGCTCGACATGGTGAGCGGGCTGGGCGTGATGTGCTTTGCCTTCATTGGCATCGAGCTGGCGTCGACGATGTCGGATGAGATCCGGCATCCGGAGCGCGACATCCCGCGCGCGATCGCGATCGTCGGGGCGATTGCGATCGTGTCGTACCTGCTGGTCACCGACGCGTTGCTGGCGCTGGTGCCTTCCGGTGAGCTCGGTGCGATTCAGGGGGTGATGCAGGCAGTGTCGCGCGGCGCCGAGGCGGCCGGCGCCGGCTGGCTGGTGGCGCCGATTGCCGTGGTAATGGCCATCTCGATTGGCGGTGCCACGTCGGCGTGGTTCGCGGGTCCGGCGCGTATTCCGTTCGTGGCCGGGCTCGACAGCGCGTTGCCGGCGGCACTCGGCCGCCTGCATCCACGCTGGGGATCACCGCACGTCGCGCTCATCACCTGCGCGCTGCTGTCGGCGGGGCTCACCGCGTTGTCGTTGACCGGGTCGAGCGTCGCGGAGGCGTATCAGGTGCTATTGAGGGCCTCGGTGGTGATCAACCTGGTGCCGTTCGTCTATACGTTTCTCGTCCTGCTGACGCTCGACACGGCCCGCCCGTTCGAGCGCACAGCCGGGGCGGTCGGCGCGCTGGTGACCAGCGCGGGAATGATCACGGCGTTCCTGCCGGGCGACGATGTGACGAGCGTGGTGGTGTTCGAGTTGAAGATGGTGGCCGGCGTGGGCGGGCCGATTGCGATCGGGTTGTGGTTGTACTGGCGATCACACGGCCGGCTGCGGTCCTGA
- a CDS encoding addiction module protein → MQWSRSRRTWTCARADVAAELLASLDGPVDADAESAWDAEIERRIEAIEAGTVRLEPWSDAKRRIERDVLGR, encoded by the coding sequence TTGCAATGGTCACGATCGCGCCGAACGTGGACGTGCGCACGCGCGGACGTCGCCGCCGAGCTGCTCGCCAGCCTTGATGGACCGGTTGATGCGGACGCAGAAAGCGCCTGGGACGCCGAGATCGAACGTCGTATCGAGGCCATCGAAGCGGGAACGGTCCGACTGGAGCCCTGGTCGGATGCCAAACGCCGAATCGAACGGGACGTGCTCGGCCGGTGA